In Mastigocladopsis repens PCC 10914, a single window of DNA contains:
- the recA gene encoding recombinase RecA, translated as MAINTTDVAGKQKALNMVLNQIERTFGKGTIMRLGDATRMQVETISSGALTLDLALGGGLPKGRVIEIYGPESSGKTTLALHAVAEVQKNGGIAAYVDAEHALDPTYAAALGVDTLNLFISQPDTGETALEIVDQLVRSAAVDIVVIDSVAALVPRAEIEGDMGDAHVGLQARLMSQALRKITGNIGKSGCTVIFLNQLRQKIGVSYGNPETTTGGNALKYYASIRLDIRRIQTLKKGTEEFGNRVKVKVAKNKVAPPFRIAEFDIIFGKGISTLGCLVDLAEETGILVRKGAWYSYNGENISQGRDNAIKYLEDKPEFTEKIKQQVREKLEMGAVVSANSVKKTEEDEEEEEFQLEEE; from the coding sequence ATGGCTATTAACACCACTGATGTTGCTGGCAAGCAAAAAGCGCTCAACATGGTACTCAACCAAATTGAGCGCACCTTTGGCAAAGGAACAATTATGCGTTTGGGCGACGCGACCCGGATGCAGGTAGAGACGATTTCCAGTGGGGCGCTGACCCTGGATCTAGCGTTAGGTGGCGGTTTACCCAAGGGACGGGTGATTGAGATTTATGGTCCGGAAAGTTCTGGTAAGACGACACTAGCGTTACACGCGGTCGCCGAAGTGCAAAAAAACGGCGGTATTGCTGCCTATGTTGATGCTGAACACGCTCTCGACCCCACCTACGCTGCGGCGTTGGGTGTTGACACCTTAAATTTGTTCATTTCCCAACCTGACACTGGCGAAACTGCTTTAGAAATTGTCGATCAGCTTGTCCGTTCTGCTGCGGTTGACATTGTCGTTATTGACTCTGTGGCAGCACTCGTACCCCGTGCTGAAATTGAAGGCGATATGGGTGATGCCCATGTTGGTCTTCAAGCAAGATTGATGAGCCAAGCTCTACGTAAAATTACTGGAAATATTGGTAAATCTGGTTGCACAGTGATTTTTCTTAACCAACTGCGCCAAAAAATTGGTGTCAGCTACGGTAATCCAGAAACGACGACTGGCGGTAACGCTCTGAAATATTATGCTTCGATACGCTTAGACATTCGCCGGATTCAAACCTTGAAAAAAGGTACAGAGGAATTTGGTAATCGCGTCAAAGTCAAAGTTGCTAAAAATAAAGTTGCACCACCTTTTAGAATTGCGGAATTTGACATTATCTTTGGCAAAGGTATTTCTACGTTGGGTTGTCTTGTAGATTTGGCAGAAGAAACTGGTATCCTTGTCCGCAAGGGTGCTTGGTACAGCTATAATGGCGAGAATATCTCCCAAGGTCGAGACAACGCGATTAAGTACCTAGAAGACAAGCCTGAATTTACGGAAAAAATTAAGCAGCAGGTGCGTGAAAAACTAGAAATGGGCGCTGTTGTTTCTGCTAACTCTGTGAAGAAGACCGAAGAGGACGAAGAGGAAGAAGAATTTCAGTTAGAAGAAGAGTAA
- the xseA gene encoding exodeoxyribonuclease VII large subunit: MTSDLPDSLILETALSVAGLTDYICFLLEQDEELRRVWVTGEVSSANHHRSGLFFTLQDPDGGAAIKCIVWNSQLAKLAQIPVPGEQLIVLGSIRIYRDRGEYQLSVWQALPAGVGLQALRYQQLRKRLEAEGLFDSQRKRSLPRHPQTIAVVTSPTAAAWGDIQKTLKQRYPGLHVLFSPATVQGEQAPESIFHAIQRVEQDGRAEVLILSRGGGAVEELACFNDERVVRAVACCSIPVITGIGHQRDESLVDLVADASVHTPTAAAELVVPAVAELYTQHQQRVVALHQSVHDSLETSHNQLEQMRNRLRRIRLDRQVQQEMQELSWKRQQLVRATTTKLQHATQHVEMLRQKLATLDPKAVLQRGYAVVRQQNGAIARSAAELTVGEELLVQLGQGEVKVKVTEVGE; this comes from the coding sequence ATGACTTCCGACCTTCCTGACTCTCTCATTCTCGAGACAGCGCTTTCAGTTGCTGGATTGACAGACTACATCTGCTTTCTACTAGAACAAGATGAGGAATTGCGACGGGTTTGGGTAACTGGAGAAGTTTCCAGCGCTAACCATCATCGCAGTGGGTTATTTTTCACGCTACAAGACCCCGATGGTGGTGCTGCAATTAAGTGTATAGTGTGGAATAGCCAATTAGCAAAACTTGCACAGATACCTGTTCCTGGTGAGCAGTTAATTGTCTTAGGCAGTATAAGAATTTACCGAGATCGCGGAGAATATCAGCTTTCCGTTTGGCAAGCTTTGCCGGCTGGTGTTGGTTTGCAAGCGCTACGCTACCAACAACTACGAAAACGGTTGGAGGCGGAAGGGTTATTCGACTCGCAAAGAAAGCGATCGCTCCCCCGTCATCCTCAAACTATCGCCGTTGTCACCTCACCCACTGCTGCAGCTTGGGGAGATATTCAAAAGACTCTCAAGCAAAGGTATCCAGGTTTACACGTTCTTTTTTCTCCTGCGACAGTACAGGGTGAGCAAGCGCCAGAGTCGATATTTCATGCTATTCAACGAGTAGAACAAGATGGACGCGCCGAAGTGCTCATTTTATCACGAGGTGGTGGTGCGGTTGAGGAATTGGCTTGCTTTAATGATGAACGGGTGGTGCGAGCAGTTGCTTGTTGTTCCATTCCAGTGATTACCGGCATTGGTCATCAAAGGGATGAGTCTTTGGTAGATTTAGTTGCAGATGCTTCCGTACATACACCTACGGCTGCTGCTGAACTAGTTGTTCCAGCGGTGGCGGAATTATATACTCAGCATCAACAGCGAGTTGTTGCTTTACACCAGAGCGTACATGATTCGTTGGAAACGTCACACAACCAACTGGAACAAATGCGAAACCGCTTGCGGCGCATACGGTTAGATAGACAAGTGCAGCAGGAAATGCAGGAACTCAGTTGGAAGCGTCAGCAATTGGTGCGTGCGACAACGACGAAATTGCAGCACGCAACGCAGCACGTAGAGATGTTACGCCAAAAGTTGGCAACTCTTGACCCTAAAGCTGTTTTGCAACGTGGTTATGCGGTGGTGCGTCAGCAAAATGGTGCAATTGCTCGTTCTGCTGCTGAGTTGACTGTGGGAGAGGAGTTGTTGGTTCAGTTGGGTCAGGGTGAGGTTAAAGTGAAGGTTACGGAAGTTGGAGAGTAA
- the xseB gene encoding exodeoxyribonuclease VII small subunit: protein MQRVFMNQGWNYEAKVAEIERIIARIEAGDLELQEVFDQFAAAVESLRQCEAFLQERQEKVDLLIETLKEE, encoded by the coding sequence ATGCAGAGAGTTTTTATGAATCAAGGTTGGAATTATGAGGCTAAGGTTGCTGAAATAGAAAGAATTATTGCTCGCATTGAGGCGGGTGATTTGGAATTACAAGAGGTGTTTGACCAATTTGCAGCGGCTGTTGAGTCTTTGCGTCAATGTGAAGCTTTTTTGCAGGAACGACAGGAGAAGGTGGACTTGTTGATTGAAACTTTGAAAGAAGAATAA
- a CDS encoding sensor histidine kinase, which produces MATIFEFLHDLAANLNPLHSLRTRLGLAIGSIAFVLSILASLIVGHTSSELVKVDVGQSLAEIAYQMADKLDRGMFERYRDIQIISTLDAIRNPDSSVSQQRTLLEKLQSTYTDYAWIGLTDEKGIVQASTGTLLEGKDVSQRPWFIYGRTASYIGDVHDAVKLAKLLPNPTYEPLRFVDIAVPVMDLQGHLQGVLGAHLSWGWSKEVKKSLLPPVEERNKEMFVLSQNGNVLLAPPEFSTVNSLSLKSVEAAQRGMNGYLIEKWSDGHSYLTGYTQSVGYRNYPGLGWLVLVRQNTDVAFTPVRHLQQQIFIGNMILGTLFAVLGWLVTAAITNPMLAIAKAATSIRQGNKQVKIPVLQGQDEIANLSRNISQLVSTLTQQEKDLKASNDQLQLELTSKLMAQEMLRQSEEKFRQLAENIQEVFWLQDFKSSKIIYISPAYEQVWQRSCESLYANPNSWLEAVHPEDREYLFTNIKKNTDNAYHNEYRIVRPDGSVRWIWDRSFPVYNNLGKVYRRVGIAQDITEGKQAEETRLALEQEREISHLKSQFIAIASHEFRTPLTTILLSCDFLQTYNDQISYEKKERHFKKIKSSVKHLTQVLEDVLTIGKTEAGKLKFEPVPIDLISFCLDLVEQLQLSAGEKYRLNFIDQCVYGCKREELPLMDEKLLRHILTNLLSNAIKYSPQGGTIQFELICDHKSVIFRIQDEGIGIPEEDQPKLFSSFFRSSNTGNLPGTGLGLTIVKNAVELHGGQITLDSQVGKGTTFTVILPLNETVAVEKTLMGSSEWVVGSS; this is translated from the coding sequence GTGGCGACCATCTTTGAATTTTTACATGACTTAGCTGCCAATCTCAATCCTCTCCACAGCCTCAGAACCCGGTTAGGGCTAGCAATTGGCAGTATTGCGTTTGTGCTGTCAATCTTAGCAAGTCTGATTGTTGGACACACCTCCAGCGAACTGGTCAAAGTCGATGTTGGTCAGTCGCTAGCAGAAATAGCTTACCAGATGGCTGATAAGCTAGACCGGGGGATGTTTGAGCGCTATCGCGACATTCAAATTATCAGCACACTGGATGCCATCCGTAATCCAGACTCTTCTGTATCACAGCAGCGTACACTCTTAGAAAAACTGCAAAGCACTTATACTGATTACGCTTGGATAGGTTTGACGGATGAGAAGGGGATTGTTCAAGCCAGTACAGGAACATTGTTGGAAGGCAAGGATGTTTCTCAAAGACCTTGGTTTATTTATGGGCGCACAGCCAGCTACATCGGTGACGTACATGATGCTGTAAAACTGGCGAAATTGCTACCCAATCCGACGTATGAACCATTGCGTTTTGTGGATATTGCGGTTCCTGTGATGGATCTTCAAGGTCATCTACAGGGTGTTTTGGGTGCCCATTTAAGCTGGGGATGGTCTAAGGAGGTGAAAAAATCCCTATTGCCTCCAGTAGAAGAACGCAACAAAGAAATGTTTGTTCTCAGTCAGAATGGTAATGTTTTGCTAGCCCCCCCAGAGTTCAGCACAGTCAATTCTCTATCCCTAAAAAGTGTTGAAGCAGCGCAACGCGGAATGAATGGTTACCTGATTGAGAAATGGTCGGATGGTCACAGTTATCTGACTGGCTACACTCAAAGTGTTGGTTATCGAAATTACCCAGGATTGGGGTGGTTGGTGCTAGTAAGGCAAAACACTGATGTCGCATTTACTCCAGTACGGCATCTACAGCAGCAGATATTTATTGGGAATATGATACTAGGGACTTTGTTTGCGGTTTTGGGTTGGCTTGTCACAGCAGCAATTACCAACCCCATGTTAGCGATCGCCAAAGCCGCCACCAGCATTCGTCAAGGCAATAAACAAGTGAAAATTCCCGTCCTGCAAGGTCAAGATGAAATTGCCAATCTCTCTCGAAACATCAGCCAGCTTGTTTCTACTTTAACCCAGCAGGAAAAAGACCTCAAGGCAAGTAACGACCAGTTGCAGTTAGAACTCACCTCCAAGCTTATGGCGCAGGAAATGCTACGACAAAGCGAGGAGAAGTTTCGCCAATTAGCAGAAAACATTCAAGAAGTTTTTTGGCTTCAAGACTTCAAAAGTAGCAAAATTATCTACATTAGTCCTGCATACGAGCAAGTGTGGCAACGCAGCTGCGAAAGTTTGTATGCTAACCCCAATTCTTGGTTAGAAGCTGTTCATCCAGAGGACAGAGAATACCTATTTACTAACATTAAGAAAAATACTGATAACGCTTACCACAATGAATATAGAATTGTGCGGCCAGATGGTTCTGTACGCTGGATTTGGGATCGCAGTTTCCCAGTGTATAACAATCTTGGAAAAGTCTATCGTCGAGTAGGAATTGCCCAAGATATTACCGAGGGCAAACAGGCAGAAGAAACTCGTTTAGCACTGGAACAAGAAAGAGAAATTAGTCATCTCAAATCACAGTTCATTGCCATTGCATCCCATGAATTCCGTACACCGTTGACAACCATTTTGTTGTCTTGTGACTTTCTCCAAACCTACAATGACCAAATATCTTATGAGAAAAAAGAGCGGCATTTCAAGAAAATTAAGTCAAGTGTCAAACATCTGACTCAAGTATTAGAAGATGTTTTAACTATTGGGAAAACAGAAGCAGGAAAACTTAAATTTGAACCAGTCCCCATAGACTTAATAAGCTTTTGCTTAGATTTAGTCGAACAGCTACAACTGAGCGCTGGCGAAAAATATCGTCTTAACTTTATTGACCAGTGCGTTTACGGCTGCAAAAGAGAAGAACTACCTCTCATGGATGAAAAACTGCTGCGGCATATACTCACCAATTTGCTTTCAAATGCCATTAAATATTCACCGCAAGGAGGTACTATTCAATTTGAACTGATTTGTGACCATAAAAGTGTCATTTTCCGTATCCAAGATGAAGGTATTGGCATTCCAGAAGAAGACCAACCTAAGCTATTTAGCTCCTTTTTTAGAAGTAGTAATACAGGCAATCTTCCGGGAACTGGACTAGGGTTAACTATTGTTAAAAATGCAGTTGAATTGCACGGAGGACAAATTACCTTAGACAGTCAAGTGGGTAAGGGGACAACTTTTACCGTGATATTGCCACTAAATGAAACAGTTGCAGTAGAGAAAACCTTAATGGGTAGTAGTGAGTGGGTAGTTGGTAGTAGTTAA
- a CDS encoding sucrose-phosphate phosphatase codes for MAKFLFVTDLDNTLVGNDNALLELNDRLQQTRQEHGTKIVYATGRSPILYQELKNEKNLLEPDSLVLAVGTEIYLDGSPDPDSEWSEKLSSAWNRDLVVTKTTQFSDLVPQPDSEQRSFKVSFFLQEEAAARVLPQLKSELQESGLNVKLIYSSGIDLDIVPHHSDKGQAVQFLRQKWKFVAEQTVVCGDSGNDIALFAAGAERGIIVGNARPELLQWHNEHPADYRYLATNFCAGGILEGLKYFGFLE; via the coding sequence GTGGCTAAATTCTTGTTCGTAACCGATTTAGACAATACCCTCGTTGGCAATGACAATGCACTCTTGGAACTGAACGACCGCTTACAGCAGACACGCCAAGAACATGGCACCAAGATTGTTTATGCGACAGGGCGATCGCCTATTCTCTACCAAGAACTCAAAAATGAAAAAAATCTTTTAGAACCAGATAGTCTCGTCCTGGCTGTGGGAACAGAAATTTACCTTGACGGTAGTCCCGATCCTGACTCAGAATGGTCAGAAAAACTTTCGTCTGCTTGGAACCGGGATCTTGTAGTAACAAAAACAACTCAATTTTCTGACTTGGTTCCGCAACCCGACTCAGAACAGCGTTCCTTCAAGGTGAGTTTTTTCCTTCAAGAAGAGGCAGCAGCAAGGGTTTTACCGCAACTCAAGTCAGAATTGCAAGAAAGTGGTTTAAATGTAAAGTTAATCTACAGTAGCGGTATAGACCTTGACATCGTACCCCATCACAGCGATAAAGGACAGGCAGTACAGTTTCTCCGCCAAAAATGGAAATTTGTAGCAGAGCAAACGGTTGTTTGTGGCGATTCTGGTAATGATATTGCTTTATTCGCTGCTGGAGCAGAACGGGGAATTATTGTGGGCAATGCTCGTCCGGAGCTACTTCAATGGCATAATGAACATCCTGCTGACTACCGTTACCTGGCAACAAATTTTTGTGCTGGTGGAATACTAGAAGGCTTAAAATATTTTGGTTTCTTAGAATGA
- the ruvA gene encoding Holliday junction branch migration protein RuvA, whose product MISYLKGIVAGIQNNSGHRHTLTLEVNGMGYDLQIPARLAQQLPDSGGEVQIFTHYQIREEIPLLYGFGSPGERDVFRHLLSVSGVGAALAIALLDTLELPDLVQAIITSNIQLLIQSPGVGKKTAERLCLELKSKLVEWRKTAGFFVATGGPAPGILEEVQMTLLALGYTASEVSHALHVVSEDLGLPKDAYVEEWIKQAITHLSSEYSQ is encoded by the coding sequence ATGATTAGCTATCTCAAAGGAATTGTTGCTGGTATCCAGAACAATAGTGGTCATCGCCATACTCTGACTCTGGAAGTGAATGGTATGGGGTATGATTTGCAAATCCCTGCACGACTGGCACAGCAATTGCCAGACTCCGGAGGTGAAGTGCAAATTTTTACCCATTACCAAATTCGTGAGGAGATACCATTGCTGTACGGCTTTGGTTCACCTGGGGAACGAGATGTGTTTCGCCATTTGTTAAGTGTTAGTGGTGTTGGTGCAGCTTTAGCGATCGCCCTATTGGACACTTTGGAACTACCAGATTTAGTGCAGGCGATTATTACCAGCAACATTCAATTACTCATTCAATCTCCTGGTGTTGGCAAAAAAACCGCAGAACGCCTCTGTCTAGAACTCAAAAGTAAGTTAGTAGAGTGGCGTAAGACAGCGGGATTCTTCGTCGCAACAGGTGGTCCTGCACCAGGTATTCTTGAAGAAGTGCAAATGACCCTCCTCGCACTGGGGTATACTGCCAGTGAAGTGAGTCATGCCCTACATGTCGTTAGTGAAGATCTAGGACTACCCAAAGATGCCTACGTCGAAGAGTGGATTAAACAGGCGATCACTCATCTGAGTAGTGAATATAGTCAGTAG
- the bioF gene encoding 8-amino-7-oxononanoate synthase has protein sequence MPTNPYAWIEESLATIHRADWYRSVQTIHGLPGATVLLEGREVINFASNDYLGLAGDKRLIKAATVAVQEFGTGATGSRLLSGHRELHRELERAIASLKQTEDAVIFSSGYLANVGTITALVGKRDFILSDQYNHSSLKNGAILSGATIIEYPHCDVAALRTQLSQQRQNYRRCLIITDSVFSMDGDLCPLSALLDVAEEFSCMLLVDEAHATGVLGETGAGCVEHFGCTGRQLIQIGTLSKALGSLGGYVAGSGTLIDFLRNRAPSWIYTTALSPADTAAALTAIKIVQQEPQRRAQLWQNVAQLKHVIQQQSLSLILLPSESPILCFQLPSAADALKGGQHLKSAGIFAPAIRPPTVPTSRIRISVMATHEAAHIEKLVEALSSI, from the coding sequence ATGCCGACAAATCCTTACGCTTGGATAGAAGAATCCCTGGCGACAATTCACCGTGCTGACTGGTATCGCTCAGTACAAACAATCCACGGTCTTCCTGGTGCAACGGTACTTTTGGAAGGACGAGAGGTGATTAATTTTGCCAGTAATGACTATTTAGGATTGGCTGGGGATAAGCGGCTGATTAAGGCGGCTACTGTTGCTGTCCAAGAATTTGGTACGGGTGCTACAGGTTCTAGATTACTCAGCGGACATAGAGAATTACATAGGGAGTTGGAAAGAGCGATCGCATCCCTCAAACAAACAGAAGATGCAGTGATTTTCAGTTCCGGCTATCTGGCGAATGTAGGTACAATAACTGCCCTTGTAGGCAAGCGCGATTTTATTTTATCTGACCAGTACAATCATTCCAGTCTCAAAAACGGGGCAATCTTAAGTGGTGCAACCATTATTGAATATCCTCACTGTGATGTTGCAGCATTAAGAACCCAACTGAGTCAACAGCGGCAAAACTACCGACGTTGCCTTATCATCACTGATAGCGTCTTCAGCATGGATGGTGATTTGTGTCCTTTATCGGCACTACTTGATGTAGCTGAAGAATTTAGCTGTATGCTGCTCGTTGATGAAGCTCATGCCACAGGGGTACTGGGAGAAACTGGCGCTGGATGCGTAGAACATTTCGGATGTACGGGAAGGCAATTAATTCAAATTGGCACTTTGAGCAAAGCTTTGGGTAGTCTAGGCGGATATGTGGCGGGAAGTGGAACCTTAATAGACTTTTTGCGGAATCGCGCACCTAGCTGGATTTACACCACGGCGCTTTCCCCTGCGGATACAGCAGCGGCGCTAACAGCAATAAAAATAGTACAGCAAGAACCGCAACGCCGCGCCCAATTATGGCAGAATGTAGCCCAACTCAAACACGTCATCCAACAGCAGTCACTATCGTTGATATTACTACCCTCTGAGTCACCCATTCTCTGCTTTCAATTGCCCAGTGCAGCAGATGCTCTCAAAGGTGGACAACATCTGAAATCTGCTGGCATTTTTGCCCCGGCTATTCGTCCCCCCACCGTTCCTACGAGTCGGATACGGATTTCTGTGATGGCGACTCATGAAGCAGCGCATATTGAGAAATTGGTAGAAGCTTTGAGCAGTATCTAA
- a CDS encoding BON domain-containing protein: MKKFIPLIISGVIAVGAVGCEPPSRTSADAPAGTNENVNAPTKDTAQTTQEDATGEVRKEQIESDIRAREQRNNATGGDLDRADADLESEVRGKLEANLPASQLTVDAKEGSVTVAGTVPTQEQLNKIPTLAQEIKGVKGVKVDAKVAPAQPESDTNNKQPQ; this comes from the coding sequence ATGAAGAAGTTTATTCCATTGATCATTAGTGGCGTGATTGCTGTTGGTGCGGTTGGTTGCGAACCCCCTTCAAGAACGAGTGCAGATGCTCCTGCTGGTACAAATGAAAACGTTAATGCTCCAACAAAAGACACTGCTCAGACAACCCAAGAAGACGCTACTGGTGAAGTTCGTAAAGAGCAAATAGAGTCTGACATTAGAGCACGCGAGCAACGTAACAATGCCACTGGCGGTGACTTAGACAGAGCTGATGCTGATTTAGAAAGCGAAGTTCGCGGCAAGTTAGAAGCAAATTTGCCAGCCAGCCAGTTAACAGTTGACGCTAAAGAAGGCTCTGTCACTGTAGCTGGAACAGTTCCAACACAAGAGCAACTGAATAAAATTCCTACTTTGGCACAAGAGATTAAAGGTGTTAAAGGTGTGAAGGTAGACGCAAAAGTAGCTCCAGCTCAACCAGAATCAGACACAAACAATAAACAACCTCAATAG
- a CDS encoding general stress protein, producing MALGEHKRAVGVFSSRHEAEHALTELRDAGFPMNKISIIAKDADRTGDIAGVETQERVGNKADEGAKAGAVTGATLGGITGLLVGLGTLAIPGVGPVLLAGEIATTLATAAAGAGIGAAAGGLLGGLVGLGIPEERAKVYNERVSRGDYLVIVEGTDDEMRRAETILRNRGIQEFGIYSAPGVTDTRTDYADPVVNNQPPLTNNQPPVTIVDRRDATL from the coding sequence ATGGCTTTGGGCGAACACAAGCGTGCAGTCGGCGTATTTTCTAGCCGTCATGAAGCCGAGCATGCACTCACCGAGCTCAGAGATGCTGGCTTCCCGATGAATAAGATTTCTATCATTGCTAAAGATGCTGATCGCACCGGTGATATTGCTGGTGTTGAAACGCAGGAGCGTGTTGGCAACAAAGCTGATGAAGGAGCCAAAGCCGGAGCAGTGACAGGCGCAACATTAGGGGGCATTACCGGCTTGTTGGTAGGTTTAGGTACCTTGGCAATTCCTGGCGTTGGTCCGGTATTACTTGCAGGCGAGATAGCCACAACTCTGGCTACAGCCGCTGCTGGTGCTGGAATTGGTGCTGCTGCTGGTGGCTTACTGGGTGGGCTTGTTGGTTTGGGAATTCCTGAAGAACGAGCCAAAGTCTACAACGAGCGGGTATCCCGTGGGGATTATCTGGTAATAGTAGAGGGTACGGATGACGAAATGCGTCGTGCCGAAACTATTTTGAGAAACCGGGGTATTCAAGAGTTTGGCATTTATAGTGCGCCTGGTGTTACAGACACTCGCACAGATTACGCTGATCCTGTTGTGAACAACCAACCTCCGTTAACTAACAACCAACCTCCAGTAACTATTGTTGACCGTCGGGATGCAACTCTTTAA
- a CDS encoding sensor histidine kinase yields MYKWILPSLSEVLTNSQSTVAKCSSAKAERQWRVSIAATEQLLLNTLATASPEASLGLVLAAPAPVFSDPRLARSLQTVTFTAKPFNPLALMPFQMPPGVAVTDAFAPDESVLPVLETDPLAKEQFCLVFTKQFRLVLVLAEDTNGDKTFSFSFDPEVVELAWRSLGARVILSHPDLFANLEELVQKYSPVAPDYRTVMEFSRLLLTQFPEPEQDTEIARQGDSPTRGRPEFVESLSGSPRLSNRNFATAGEPAHASVLLCGSSEAPTRPDVELLQAFAHEVRTPLTTIRTMTRLLLKQRDLPANAIKRLELIDRECTEQIDRMELLLRAAELETSAKVKCTNTQLTAMSLEQVLQQSIPRWQQTANRRNLSLDVVLPQQLPTVVSNPTMLDRVLTGLMENFTRSLPAGSRIQVQVIPAGDQLKLQLLPLPQVVDNDKTSVSPCTPPIRKALGQLLMFQPETGTISLNLAATKHLFQAIGGKLIVRERPRYGEVLTIFLPLEVSSEQKLEVKS; encoded by the coding sequence GTGTACAAGTGGATCTTACCGAGTTTGAGCGAAGTTTTAACAAATAGTCAATCAACAGTGGCTAAGTGCTCATCTGCCAAAGCAGAGCGGCAATGGCGTGTAAGCATAGCAGCGACAGAACAATTGCTATTAAATACTTTAGCAACGGCTTCACCTGAGGCGAGCCTTGGATTAGTTCTGGCTGCGCCAGCACCAGTCTTCAGCGACCCAAGACTGGCTCGAAGCTTGCAGACAGTCACTTTTACGGCAAAGCCGTTTAACCCCTTGGCACTCATGCCATTTCAAATGCCTCCTGGTGTGGCGGTGACAGATGCATTTGCTCCTGATGAGTCGGTTTTACCTGTGCTAGAAACAGATCCATTGGCGAAGGAGCAGTTTTGTTTGGTTTTTACCAAGCAATTTAGATTAGTGTTGGTTCTAGCAGAAGACACCAATGGCGATAAAACTTTTTCATTTTCTTTTGATCCTGAGGTCGTTGAGTTAGCATGGCGATCGCTAGGAGCACGAGTCATATTAAGTCATCCTGATCTGTTCGCCAATTTAGAGGAATTAGTACAAAAATATTCTCCCGTAGCTCCAGATTACCGCACGGTGATGGAGTTCAGTCGGTTGTTGCTCACGCAATTTCCTGAACCAGAACAAGACACGGAAATAGCAAGACAAGGGGACAGTCCGACAAGAGGACGCCCAGAATTTGTCGAAAGTCTCTCCGGTTCGCCACGTCTATCCAACAGAAACTTTGCAACAGCAGGGGAACCCGCGCACGCAAGTGTCCTCCTGTGCGGCTCATCAGAAGCGCCAACTCGTCCTGATGTAGAACTGTTGCAAGCTTTTGCTCATGAAGTTCGCACTCCACTGACAACGATTCGCACCATGACTCGTCTATTGCTCAAACAGCGCGATTTGCCTGCAAATGCTATCAAGCGTTTGGAACTGATTGATCGCGAATGCACTGAGCAAATTGACAGGATGGAGTTGCTGTTGAGAGCAGCAGAACTAGAAACATCTGCCAAGGTAAAATGCACAAACACTCAACTGACGGCAATGTCTCTGGAGCAAGTGTTGCAACAGAGTATTCCTCGCTGGCAACAAACAGCGAATCGACGGAACTTGAGTTTGGATGTGGTTTTACCCCAGCAGTTACCAACTGTAGTTAGTAATCCTACCATGTTGGATCGGGTTCTCACGGGTTTGATGGAGAATTTTACCCGCAGTTTACCCGCTGGTAGCCGTATTCAAGTACAGGTTATCCCTGCTGGCGACCAACTGAAATTACAATTATTGCCCCTACCCCAAGTGGTAGATAATGATAAAACCTCAGTATCTCCATGCACACCGCCCATTCGCAAGGCTCTTGGTCAACTGCTGATGTTCCAACCAGAAACGGGGACAATTAGTCTGAATCTTGCTGCAACCAAGCATTTGTTTCAGGCGATCGGGGGTAAACTCATCGTACGCGAACGCCCCCGTTATGGAGAAGTGCTTACGATTTTTCTTCCCTTAGAAGTCAGTAGCGAGCAGAAGTTGGAAGTCAAGAGTTAA